Proteins from a single region of Stutzerimonas stutzeri:
- the kdpB gene encoding potassium-transporting ATPase subunit KdpB: MNVRQTALESAEQQPATSFAALCKPALLQALVKLDPRRLARSPVMLVVELAAVATTLLCFLPDAAVGRPVAIQIALWLWFTVLFANFAEARGKARADSLKAGVQGLEARLRDDDGNYRQVAASSLRRGDVVRVEVGELIPGDGEVIEGIAAVNEAAITGESAPVIRESGGDRSAVTGNTRVVSDWLLVRISSDLGESTLDRMIALVEGAKWQKTPNEIALDVLLIGLTLIFLVVVATLQPFARFAGGDLPLVFLVALLVTLIPTTIGGLLSAIGIAGMDRLVRLNVIAKSGRAVEAAGDVQVLLLDKTGTITFGNRRCSAMVKAPGISTPELSYAALLSSLADDTAEGKSIVEYLRALSPMAEPSTQNVSNIPFSAETRLSGADHQGRRYRKGAVDAVLDHLGMTREQVPPVLAREVEKIAQSGGTPLLVCADDRLLGAIHLKDVVKPGIRERFAELRQLGIRTVMVTGDNPLTAAAIAAEAGVDDLIAEATPQKKLQRIRQEQAEGKMVAMCGDGANDAPALAQADVGMAMNDGTQAAREAANLVDLDSDPTKLLDVVQVGKQLLVTRGALTTFSIANDVAKYFAILPALFIGIYPQLSALNLMQLHSPESAILSAIIFNALIIVVLIPLALRGVRIKAADAASLLRRNLLIYGLGGLLAPFVGIKLIDLLLTATGLV; this comes from the coding sequence ATGAACGTCCGTCAAACGGCACTCGAAAGTGCCGAGCAACAACCTGCTACATCCTTTGCCGCGCTGTGCAAGCCGGCGCTGTTGCAGGCCCTGGTCAAACTGGACCCACGCCGGCTCGCCCGATCTCCGGTGATGCTGGTGGTCGAGCTGGCCGCTGTAGCGACCACGCTGCTGTGTTTCCTGCCTGACGCTGCAGTCGGTCGCCCGGTGGCAATACAGATAGCGCTATGGCTGTGGTTCACCGTGCTCTTTGCCAACTTTGCCGAAGCGCGCGGCAAGGCGCGGGCGGATAGCCTCAAGGCAGGCGTGCAGGGACTCGAAGCGCGCCTGCGCGATGACGATGGCAATTACCGCCAGGTGGCGGCGAGCAGCCTGCGTCGCGGTGATGTGGTAAGGGTCGAGGTCGGCGAGCTGATTCCCGGCGATGGCGAGGTCATCGAAGGCATCGCGGCCGTCAACGAGGCGGCGATCACCGGGGAGTCTGCACCGGTGATCCGCGAGTCGGGAGGGGATCGCTCGGCCGTTACGGGCAATACCCGCGTGGTGTCCGATTGGCTCCTGGTGCGCATCAGCAGCGATCTGGGCGAATCCACACTGGACCGAATGATCGCTCTGGTCGAGGGGGCCAAGTGGCAGAAAACGCCCAACGAGATCGCGCTGGACGTCCTGTTGATCGGCCTGACGCTGATCTTTCTCGTGGTGGTCGCCACGCTGCAGCCATTTGCCCGCTTCGCCGGCGGCGACCTGCCTCTGGTCTTTCTGGTCGCGCTGCTGGTGACATTGATTCCGACGACGATCGGCGGGCTGTTGTCGGCGATCGGCATCGCCGGCATGGATCGTCTGGTGCGGCTCAACGTGATCGCCAAGTCGGGCCGGGCAGTGGAGGCGGCGGGCGACGTCCAGGTACTGCTATTGGACAAGACCGGCACTATCACCTTCGGCAACCGGCGCTGCAGCGCAATGGTGAAGGCTCCCGGCATTTCCACCCCCGAGCTGTCGTATGCGGCATTGCTCTCCTCGCTGGCGGACGACACGGCCGAAGGCAAATCCATCGTGGAATACCTGCGAGCCCTGTCGCCCATGGCGGAGCCGTCCACACAGAACGTCAGCAATATCCCATTCAGCGCGGAAACCCGTTTATCCGGTGCCGATCATCAGGGCCGCCGCTATCGCAAGGGCGCGGTAGACGCCGTGCTTGACCATCTCGGCATGACGCGCGAGCAGGTTCCGCCAGTACTGGCACGTGAGGTGGAAAAGATCGCTCAGAGTGGTGGCACGCCTTTGCTGGTATGCGCCGATGACCGTTTGTTGGGCGCCATCCACCTCAAGGATGTCGTGAAGCCCGGCATACGCGAGCGCTTCGCCGAGCTGCGCCAGCTGGGCATACGTACGGTGATGGTTACCGGGGACAACCCGCTGACCGCCGCCGCGATCGCAGCCGAGGCCGGGGTCGACGATCTGATCGCCGAAGCGACGCCGCAGAAGAAATTGCAGCGCATCCGCCAGGAGCAGGCCGAGGGCAAGATGGTCGCCATGTGCGGCGATGGCGCCAACGATGCGCCGGCGCTGGCGCAGGCCGATGTCGGCATGGCGATGAACGATGGCACCCAGGCGGCGCGGGAGGCGGCGAATCTGGTCGATCTGGACTCCGATCCGACCAAGCTGCTCGACGTGGTTCAGGTGGGCAAGCAGCTGCTGGTGACACGGGGCGCGCTGACGACCTTTTCGATCGCTAACGACGTGGCGAAGTACTTCGCCATCCTGCCGGCATTGTTCATCGGCATCTATCCGCAGCTCTCCGCACTGAACCTGATGCAGCTGCACAGCCCGGAGAGCGCAATCCTGTCGGCGATCATATTCAACGCGCTGATCATCGTCGTCCTGATCCCGCTGGCGCTGCGTGGCGTACGCATCAAGGCGGCCGACGCAGCCAGCCTGCTACGGCGCAACCTGTTGATCTACGGACTGGGTGGGCTACTGGCACCGTTCGTTGGGATCAAGCTGATCGATCTGCTCCTGACCGCGACTGGTCTGGTCTGA
- a CDS encoding enoyl-CoA hydratase — protein sequence MTFETLLVDIQERVALITLNRPQALNALNAQLISELNQALGQLEADPQIGCIVLTGSAKAFAAGADIKEMAELSYPQVYLDDLFAEADRIATRRKPLIAAVAGYALGGGCELALLCDMIFAADNARFGQPEVNLGVLPGIGGTQRLTRAVGKAKAMDMCLTGRQMDAAEAERAGLVARVFPAESLLEETLKAARVIAEKSLPATMMIKESVNRAFETTLAEGIRFERRVFHAVFATADQKEGMAAFSEKRKPEFTNR from the coding sequence ATGACATTCGAAACCCTGCTCGTCGACATCCAGGAGCGCGTTGCGCTGATCACCCTAAACCGGCCGCAGGCGCTCAATGCGCTCAATGCGCAGCTGATCAGCGAACTGAACCAGGCCCTGGGCCAGCTCGAGGCCGATCCGCAGATCGGTTGCATCGTGCTCACCGGCTCGGCCAAGGCGTTCGCCGCAGGCGCCGACATCAAGGAAATGGCCGAGCTGTCCTACCCGCAGGTCTATCTCGATGATCTGTTCGCCGAAGCCGACCGCATTGCCACGCGCCGCAAGCCGCTGATTGCCGCCGTCGCCGGTTACGCCCTGGGTGGTGGCTGCGAGCTGGCATTGCTCTGCGACATGATCTTCGCCGCTGACAACGCGCGCTTCGGCCAGCCGGAAGTCAACCTCGGCGTGCTGCCGGGCATTGGCGGCACCCAACGCCTGACCCGCGCAGTGGGCAAGGCCAAGGCGATGGACATGTGCCTGACCGGTCGCCAGATGGACGCTGCCGAAGCCGAGCGCGCCGGCCTGGTCGCGCGCGTATTCCCGGCCGAAAGCCTGCTGGAGGAAACCCTCAAGGCCGCCCGGGTGATCGCCGAGAAATCCCTGCCGGCCACCATGATGATCAAGGAAAGCGTCAACCGCGCCTTCGAGACCACGCTGGCCGAAGGCATCCGCTTCGAGCGTCGTGTGTTCCACGCGGTGTTCGCCACTGCCGACCAGAAGGAAGGCATGGCCGCGTTCAGCGAGAAGCGCAAACCTGAGTTCACCAATCGCTAA
- a CDS encoding YgaP family membrane protein: MIKQLFDKNAPQNVHGWERAASLAGGLVLMGKGLRRGGIFGLAELAMGGMALARGISGRCEGKRVLSEMQSSESSLPSQRYSHMPMDSEVHSPDFENDNVTLPDSTPMGHETRGTPQL; encoded by the coding sequence ATGATCAAGCAATTATTCGACAAGAATGCCCCGCAGAATGTGCACGGCTGGGAGCGCGCGGCCTCGCTAGCGGGCGGCTTGGTGCTGATGGGTAAAGGGCTGCGCCGCGGCGGGATTTTCGGACTGGCCGAGCTGGCGATGGGCGGCATGGCACTGGCGCGCGGAATCAGCGGTCGCTGTGAAGGTAAGCGCGTGCTGAGCGAAATGCAGTCATCCGAATCCAGCCTGCCCAGCCAGCGCTATAGTCACATGCCTATGGATTCGGAAGTACACAGTCCAGATTTCGAGAACGACAACGTGACATTGCCCGATAGCACGCCGATGGGCCATGAAACGCGCGGCACGCCGCAGCTCTGA
- a CDS encoding enoyl-CoA hydratase/isomerase family protein produces the protein MSATERPVLAAVRNHVGHLTLNRPAGLNAVTLEMVRLLQQQLSAWAADPQIHAVVLRANGEKAFCAGGDIRSLYDSFQRGDTEHETFFEEEYALDQYIHAYPKPLLALMDGFVLGGGMGLVQGASLRVVTERVRMGMPEVGIGYFPDVGGSYFLSRLPGELGTYMGVTGLQIRAADALHVGLADWCVSHDQIAELDRCLDHMSWSVHPQEALRTLVATLGSNKLPGSELKALHQAIDEHFGKSDVAAIRASLAAESRPEFADWAEETLKVLDSRSPLAMCVTLEMLRRGRELPIADCFALELHLDRQWFAKGDIMEGVRALIIDKDKSPRWNPPTLAEVTPERVQAFFDGFKATTGKTRRSATA, from the coding sequence ATGAGTGCAACCGAACGCCCCGTGCTGGCCGCCGTACGCAACCACGTCGGCCACCTCACCCTCAACCGCCCGGCCGGGCTGAATGCGGTGACCCTGGAAATGGTCCGCCTGCTGCAGCAGCAGCTCAGCGCCTGGGCGGCCGATCCGCAGATCCATGCCGTGGTGCTGCGCGCCAATGGCGAGAAGGCCTTCTGCGCCGGCGGTGACATCCGTTCGCTGTACGACAGCTTCCAGCGCGGCGACACCGAGCACGAAACCTTCTTCGAGGAGGAATACGCCCTCGACCAGTACATCCATGCCTACCCGAAGCCACTGCTGGCGCTGATGGACGGCTTCGTCCTCGGTGGCGGCATGGGCCTGGTCCAGGGCGCGTCGCTGCGCGTGGTCACCGAGCGCGTGCGCATGGGCATGCCGGAAGTAGGCATCGGCTATTTCCCGGATGTGGGCGGCAGCTATTTCCTCTCACGCCTGCCGGGTGAGCTTGGCACCTACATGGGCGTCACGGGTCTGCAGATCCGCGCCGCCGATGCGCTGCACGTCGGTCTGGCGGACTGGTGCGTCAGCCACGACCAGATTGCCGAGCTGGATCGTTGCCTCGACCACATGAGCTGGTCCGTTCATCCGCAGGAGGCGTTGCGCACCCTGGTGGCGACGCTGGGCAGCAACAAACTGCCGGGTTCCGAGCTGAAGGCGCTGCATCAGGCCATCGACGAGCATTTCGGCAAAAGCGATGTGGCGGCGATTCGCGCATCACTGGCCGCCGAGTCGCGCCCGGAGTTTGCCGACTGGGCCGAGGAAACGCTCAAGGTGCTCGACAGCCGCTCGCCCCTGGCGATGTGCGTAACGCTGGAGATGCTGCGTCGCGGCCGCGAGTTGCCGATCGCCGACTGCTTCGCCCTGGAGCTGCATCTGGACCGTCAATGGTTCGCCAAGGGCGACATCATGGAAGGCGTGCGTGCGCTGATCATCGACAAGGACAAGTCACCGCGCTGGAATCCGCCGACGCTGGCAGAGGTCACGCCGGAACGCGTCCAGGCGTTCTTCGACGGCTTCAAGGCCACCACCGGCAAGACACGCCGCAGCGCCACGGCCTGA
- the kdpA gene encoding potassium-transporting ATPase subunit KdpA: MHANDYWLIAAFFLLVLAPAPWLGRYLYRAMEGERTWLTPVFQPVERLCYRAAGVDRDSEQNWLGYSLALLGLTVVSLLGLFATLMLQGQLPLNPQRISGLEWHLALNTAVSFVTNTNWQAYSGEAQLSYFSQMLGLGVQNFVSPAVGLAVLVVFCRALSRRNAGAVGNFWVDMTRAVLYGLLPFSLILALLLVWQGVPQSLAEYVPVVTLQGGEQSIPLGPAASQIAIKQLGTNGGGFFGVNSAHPFENPTAWSNLLEVASILLLPAALVFMFGHYVRDLRQSRAILACMLVLFSLGLGTTLLAEHQPNPAFAGIAVEQTGPLEGKESRLGIAASALWATVTSAASNGSVNAMHDSFSPLGGMVPMFNMMLGEIVFGGVGAGLYGMLLFVLVTVFLAGLMIGRTPEYLGKKLEAREVRLLVASLLVMPVGVLVLAALGVSLPGPAASITNPGPHGLSQILYAYTSGTGNNGSAFAGFGAGTTYHNLMIALAMLLGRFGFILPVLAIAGSLAAKNRAPLDANSFPTHGPLFVTLLTLVILLVGGLTFLPALALGPLAEHFVLLQGF, translated from the coding sequence ATGCACGCCAATGACTACTGGCTGATCGCAGCTTTTTTTCTCCTCGTGCTGGCGCCAGCGCCCTGGCTCGGGCGCTATCTGTACCGTGCAATGGAGGGTGAACGCACCTGGCTGACACCTGTATTCCAGCCGGTCGAGCGGCTGTGCTATCGAGCTGCAGGCGTCGATCGGGACAGCGAGCAAAACTGGTTGGGCTACAGCCTGGCTTTGCTCGGCCTGACTGTTGTCAGCCTCCTTGGGTTGTTTGCGACGCTCATGTTGCAAGGGCAGCTCCCGCTGAATCCGCAACGCATTTCCGGGCTCGAATGGCACCTGGCGCTGAACACCGCGGTGAGCTTTGTCACCAACACCAACTGGCAGGCCTATAGCGGTGAGGCGCAGCTCAGCTACTTCAGCCAGATGCTGGGTCTGGGTGTGCAGAACTTCGTCAGCCCGGCGGTCGGTCTCGCGGTGCTGGTGGTGTTCTGCCGCGCACTGTCGCGCCGCAACGCGGGTGCAGTCGGCAATTTCTGGGTCGATATGACCCGCGCGGTACTTTACGGACTGTTGCCGTTCAGCCTGATCCTTGCGCTGCTGCTGGTGTGGCAGGGCGTGCCACAAAGCCTGGCGGAATACGTCCCGGTGGTGACGCTGCAGGGCGGCGAGCAGAGCATTCCACTGGGGCCGGCAGCCAGCCAGATCGCGATCAAACAGCTGGGCACCAACGGCGGCGGCTTCTTCGGTGTCAATTCGGCGCACCCGTTCGAGAACCCGACAGCCTGGAGCAACCTCCTCGAGGTGGCTTCGATCCTGCTGCTGCCAGCCGCACTGGTATTCATGTTTGGCCACTACGTACGCGACCTTCGGCAGAGCAGGGCGATTCTGGCCTGCATGCTGGTGCTGTTCTCACTCGGTCTGGGCACGACCCTGCTCGCCGAGCATCAGCCCAACCCTGCGTTTGCCGGCATTGCCGTGGAGCAGACGGGGCCGCTGGAAGGCAAGGAAAGCCGTCTGGGCATTGCCGCCTCGGCGCTATGGGCGACCGTGACCAGCGCGGCGTCGAACGGCTCGGTCAATGCCATGCATGACAGCTTCAGCCCCCTTGGCGGCATGGTGCCGATGTTCAACATGATGCTGGGCGAGATCGTGTTCGGCGGTGTTGGCGCAGGCTTGTACGGCATGTTGCTGTTCGTGCTGGTCACGGTTTTCCTGGCGGGACTGATGATCGGGCGCACACCCGAGTACCTGGGCAAGAAGCTCGAAGCGCGCGAGGTCCGCCTGCTGGTGGCGTCTCTGCTAGTGATGCCGGTGGGTGTGCTGGTACTGGCTGCGCTCGGTGTGAGCTTGCCGGGGCCCGCTGCGTCGATCACCAATCCTGGCCCTCATGGGCTGAGCCAGATCCTGTATGCCTACACCTCGGGTACCGGCAATAACGGCTCGGCCTTCGCCGGCTTTGGCGCCGGCACGACCTATCACAACCTGATGATCGCACTCGCCATGCTGCTGGGGCGCTTCGGCTTCATCCTGCCGGTGCTGGCGATTGCCGGCAGTCTGGCGGCGAAGAACCGCGCACCGCTCGATGCCAACAGCTTCCCCACCCACGGACCGCTGTTCGTGACGCTGTTGACCCTGGTGATCCTGCTGGTCGGCGGGCTGACATTCCTGCCGGCCCTCGCGCTCGGCCCGCTCGCCGAACACTTCGTCCTGCTGCAAGGCTTCTGA
- a CDS encoding potassium-transporting ATPase subunit F encodes MTILDGLALGLAIILFFYLLAALLRAERS; translated from the coding sequence ATGACCATCCTCGACGGGCTCGCACTGGGCCTGGCAATCATCCTGTTCTTCTATTTGCTGGCTGCGCTGCTGCGCGCCGAACGTAGTTAG
- the mmsB gene encoding 3-hydroxyisobutyrate dehydrogenase, producing the protein MHIGFIGLGNMGAPMAHNLLKAGHQLSVFDLNAAAVENLVGAGALPVDSPTAIAQGNAELIITMLPAAAHVKSVYLGENGLIASSRAGVMLIDCSTIDPHSAREVAKAAAEHGNPMLDAPVSGGTGGAAAGTLTFMVGGSDADFDRAQPILAAMGKNIVHCGAAGNGQVAKVANNMLLGISMIGVAEAMALGVALGMDAKTLAGVINTSSGRCWSSDTYNPFPGVLDNVPASRGYSGGFGSDLMLKDLGLANEAAKQVRQPVILGALAQQLYQSFSAQGHGGLDFSAIINQYRKDT; encoded by the coding sequence ATGCATATCGGATTCATCGGCCTGGGCAACATGGGCGCGCCCATGGCCCACAACCTGCTCAAGGCAGGCCACCAGCTCAGCGTCTTCGACCTCAACGCCGCGGCCGTCGAAAACCTGGTCGGCGCCGGCGCGCTGCCGGTCGACTCCCCGACCGCCATCGCCCAGGGCAACGCCGAACTGATCATCACCATGCTGCCGGCCGCCGCCCATGTGAAGAGCGTGTACCTGGGCGAGAACGGCCTGATCGCCAGCAGCCGTGCCGGTGTGATGCTGATCGACTGCTCCACCATCGATCCGCACAGCGCCCGCGAAGTGGCCAAGGCCGCCGCCGAGCATGGCAACCCGATGCTCGACGCACCGGTCTCCGGCGGCACCGGCGGTGCAGCAGCCGGCACCCTGACCTTCATGGTCGGTGGCAGCGATGCGGACTTCGATCGTGCACAACCGATCCTCGCGGCCATGGGCAAGAACATCGTGCACTGCGGTGCAGCCGGCAACGGCCAGGTGGCCAAGGTCGCCAACAACATGCTCTTGGGCATTTCCATGATCGGCGTCGCCGAGGCGATGGCGCTGGGCGTCGCGCTGGGCATGGATGCCAAGACCCTGGCCGGGGTGATCAACACCTCCAGCGGCCGCTGCTGGAGCTCGGATACCTACAACCCCTTCCCCGGCGTGCTGGACAACGTACCGGCCTCCCGCGGCTACAGCGGCGGCTTCGGCAGTGACCTGATGCTCAAGGACCTGGGCCTGGCCAACGAGGCCGCCAAGCAGGTGCGCCAGCCGGTGATCCTCGGCGCCCTCGCCCAGCAGCTCTACCAGAGCTTCAGCGCCCAGGGTCATGGCGGCCTGGACTTCTCGGCGATCATCAATCAGTACCGCAAGGACACCTGA
- a CDS encoding LysR family transcriptional regulator, which yields MDWDNLRYFLEVARAGRLTTAARRLAVDHTTVSRRLQALEKSMGLQLFLREPGGYKLTEAGRNLLPRVEAMESASVAIEHSLPSMGDGLSGQVRIGATEGYGTVMLAGQLTGLSRRYPHLNIDLLALPRAVRLSRHEADIVITLERPERGPFIITRLTDYVLRLYASPAYLDEHPPIRSREDLAAHRFVSYVDDLLFSKELLFLDGIADARSIGLRSTSLLAQQEAVAMGAGIAILPAFSADTDPRLRLLLPEEVSFTRTFWMLMPIEFKDLARMRTTWDYLKEMAQQNQDRLMGLE from the coding sequence ATGGACTGGGACAATCTGCGCTATTTCCTCGAGGTCGCCCGAGCGGGGCGGCTGACGACCGCGGCGCGCCGGCTCGCCGTGGACCACACCACAGTGTCCCGTCGTTTGCAGGCGCTGGAAAAAAGCATGGGCCTGCAGCTGTTCCTGCGCGAGCCGGGTGGCTACAAGCTCACCGAAGCCGGGCGCAACCTGCTGCCGCGAGTGGAAGCGATGGAAAGCGCCAGCGTGGCCATTGAGCATTCGTTGCCGAGCATGGGTGATGGCCTTTCCGGGCAGGTACGCATCGGCGCCACCGAGGGTTATGGCACGGTGATGCTTGCCGGCCAGCTCACCGGGCTCAGCCGGCGCTATCCGCACCTGAACATCGACCTGCTGGCGCTGCCGCGGGCGGTGCGCCTGTCGCGCCACGAGGCGGACATCGTCATTACCCTGGAACGCCCGGAGCGTGGACCGTTCATCATCACCCGGCTCACCGACTACGTGCTGCGGCTGTATGCGTCGCCGGCGTATCTCGACGAACACCCGCCGATCCGCAGCCGCGAGGACCTGGCCGCGCATCGCTTCGTCAGCTACGTGGATGACCTGCTGTTCAGCAAGGAGCTGCTGTTTCTCGATGGCATCGCCGACGCCCGCTCCATCGGTCTGCGCAGCACCAGCTTGCTGGCGCAGCAGGAAGCGGTGGCGATGGGGGCGGGGATCGCGATCCTGCCGGCGTTTTCCGCCGACACTGATCCACGGCTGCGACTGCTGCTGCCGGAGGAGGTCAGCTTTACTCGCACCTTCTGGATGCTGATGCCGATCGAGTTCAAGGACCTGGCGCGCATGCGCACGACCTGGGATTACCTGAAGGAAATGGCACAGCAGAACCAGGATCGGTTAATGGGGTTGGAGTGA
- a CDS encoding CoA-acylating methylmalonate-semialdehyde dehydrogenase produces the protein MTTSSSIPTVKLLIDGEFIESTTQDWRDVVNPATQEVLARVPFATAEEIDRAVASGQKAFKTWRKTPIGARARIFLKYQQLIRENMKELAAILTAEQGKTLADAEGDVFRGLEVVEHAAGIGNLQLGELANNVAAGVDTYTLLQPLGVCAGITPFNFPAMIPLWMFPMAIATGNTFVLKPSEQDPMVTMRLCELALEAGVPPGVLNVVHGGPDAVNAICDHPDIKAVSFVGSTRVGTHVYNRASQAGKRVQCMMGAKNHAIVLPDAHKEQTLNNLAGAAFGAAGQRCMALSVVVLVGEAQAWIPDLVAKAQTLNVNAGVEAGTDVGPLVSCAALDRVSGLIERGVREGARLELDGRNPSVSGYEKGNFVGPTIFSGVTREMSIYQEEIFGPVLCVMAAATMDEAIALINANPNGNGTAIFTRSGAAARHFQEEIDVGQVGINVPIPVPVPMFSFTGSRASKLGDLGPYGKQVVQFYTQTKTITERWFDENEVGGPVNTTINLK, from the coding sequence ATGACAACGTCCAGCTCCATTCCTACCGTCAAATTGCTGATCGACGGTGAATTTATCGAATCGACCACCCAGGACTGGCGCGATGTCGTCAACCCGGCGACCCAGGAAGTCCTGGCGCGCGTGCCGTTTGCGACTGCGGAGGAAATCGACCGCGCCGTCGCCAGCGGCCAGAAAGCCTTCAAGACCTGGCGCAAGACACCGATCGGCGCGCGGGCGCGCATCTTCCTCAAGTACCAGCAGCTGATCCGCGAGAACATGAAGGAGCTGGCGGCGATCCTCACCGCCGAACAGGGCAAGACCCTGGCTGATGCCGAGGGCGACGTGTTCCGCGGCCTGGAAGTGGTCGAGCACGCCGCCGGTATCGGCAACCTGCAGCTCGGCGAGCTGGCCAACAACGTCGCCGCGGGCGTCGATACCTATACCCTGCTGCAGCCGCTGGGCGTCTGCGCCGGCATCACCCCGTTCAACTTCCCGGCCATGATCCCGCTGTGGATGTTCCCGATGGCCATTGCCACCGGTAACACCTTCGTCCTCAAGCCGTCCGAGCAGGACCCGATGGTCACCATGCGCCTGTGCGAACTGGCGCTGGAAGCCGGCGTGCCACCGGGCGTGCTCAACGTGGTGCACGGCGGGCCGGACGCGGTGAACGCGATCTGCGACCACCCGGATATCAAGGCGGTGTCCTTCGTTGGCTCGACCAGGGTCGGCACCCATGTCTACAACCGCGCCAGCCAGGCCGGCAAGCGCGTGCAGTGCATGATGGGCGCGAAGAACCACGCCATCGTGCTGCCCGATGCGCACAAGGAACAGACCCTCAACAACCTCGCCGGTGCCGCCTTCGGTGCCGCGGGCCAGCGCTGCATGGCGCTGTCGGTGGTGGTGCTGGTGGGCGAAGCGCAGGCCTGGATTCCCGATCTGGTAGCCAAGGCGCAGACCCTCAACGTCAACGCCGGTGTCGAGGCCGGCACCGATGTCGGTCCGCTGGTTTCCTGCGCGGCGCTGGATCGCGTCAGCGGGCTGATCGAACGCGGGGTACGCGAAGGCGCCAGGCTGGAGCTGGACGGCCGCAACCCGAGCGTCAGCGGCTACGAAAAGGGCAACTTCGTCGGCCCGACGATCTTCTCCGGCGTTACCCGCGAGATGAGCATCTATCAGGAAGAAATCTTCGGCCCGGTCCTCTGCGTCATGGCGGCAGCGACCATGGACGAAGCCATCGCGCTGATCAACGCCAACCCGAATGGCAACGGCACCGCCATCTTCACCCGCTCCGGCGCCGCGGCGCGGCACTTCCAGGAAGAGATCGACGTGGGTCAGGTGGGCATCAACGTGCCGATCCCGGTGCCGGTACCGATGTTCTCCTTCACCGGCTCACGCGCATCCAAGCTCGGCGACCTCGGCCCGTACGGCAAGCAGGTGGTGCAGTTCTATACCCAGACCAAGACCATCACCGAGCGCTGGTTCGATGAAAACGAGGTCGGCGGCCCGGTCAACACCACCATCAATCTGAAGTGA
- the kdpC gene encoding potassium-transporting ATPase subunit KdpC, with protein sequence MLKQIRPAFVLLVLMTLITGGAYPLLVTAVAQLAFAEQANGSLVRDASGQVRGSSLLAQRFDGAQWFHPRPSAGDYETVASGASNLAPSNSELVDQVRARVIEWGGSPTEPVPMELATTSASGLDPHLTLAAARFQVSRVAAARGIQPERLDRFLHEHLETPLVGPAVVNVLALNLALADNRLPAPSE encoded by the coding sequence ATGCTCAAACAAATTCGTCCGGCGTTCGTCCTGCTGGTCTTGATGACCCTGATCACAGGGGGCGCTTATCCGCTGCTGGTCACGGCTGTGGCGCAGCTCGCCTTTGCCGAACAAGCCAACGGCAGCCTGGTTCGTGATGCCAGCGGGCAGGTGCGTGGCAGCAGCCTGTTGGCCCAGCGTTTCGATGGCGCGCAGTGGTTCCATCCGCGCCCTTCGGCGGGGGACTACGAGACGGTGGCCAGCGGCGCCAGCAACCTAGCACCCAGCAACTCGGAACTGGTGGATCAGGTCCGTGCGCGGGTAATCGAATGGGGGGGCAGCCCTACGGAGCCGGTGCCCATGGAGTTGGCGACGACTTCGGCCAGCGGGCTTGACCCGCACCTGACGCTGGCTGCCGCTCGCTTCCAGGTGTCACGGGTCGCCGCCGCTCGGGGAATACAGCCCGAGCGTCTGGACCGCTTTTTGCACGAACACCTGGAAACCCCTCTGGTGGGGCCCGCCGTGGTCAACGTGCTGGCTCTGAATCTCGCATTGGCCGACAATCGTCTGCCTGCCCCTAGCGAGTGA